A section of the Babylonia areolata isolate BAREFJ2019XMU chromosome 1, ASM4173473v1, whole genome shotgun sequence genome encodes:
- the LOC143291161 gene encoding uncharacterized protein LOC143291161, with protein MAVLKGTRVLLTVCLGILTCLPLADGAAFMVLDDCPDGVGEGETWIPEIVPGTSVKAQCMKCSCLGDSQGYGCYSCGAAFIPLNSTKCYVTKVTPDLPYPECCSLVQRCPGQPEYDPTQAGNTNPIG; from the exons ATGGCTGTGTTGAAAGGAACACGAGTTTTGCTGACAGTATGCCTGGGGATACTTACCTGTTTACCCCTGGCAGATGGTGCTGCGTTCATGGTGTTAG ATGATTGTCCCGATGGGGTGGGTGAAGGTGAAACTTGGATCCCTGAAATTGTTCCTGGAACCAGCGTGAAGGCCCAGTGCATGAAATGTTCCTGCCTCGGTGATTCCCAAGGTTACGGTTGTTACAG CTGCGGGGCTGCCTTCATACCGCTTAACTCCACCAAGTGCTACGTGACCAAAGTAACCCCGGACCTCCCCTACCCGGAGTGCTGTTCCCTGGTGCAGCGCTGTCCCGGACAACCCGAGTACGACCCCACCCAGGCCGGCAACACCAATCCCATTGGATGA